The following DNA comes from Magnolia sinica isolate HGM2019 chromosome 18, MsV1, whole genome shotgun sequence.
ATGAGATAAGAGAATATGAACATGGGAACCAAAATGGAGCTTGGGCTCACCTAAATGCACATGGGGCCTAAGGAATCATTTTGGATCTATTCTTTACATAATATAAAAGGCTCCCAAAGAAATAACATCCCTCACATGTAGCTTAATGTACACTAAAGAAAGTATTATTTTGCACATGTGAGAAGAGAGGAGTAAaggaaagtaaaaaataaaaataataaataaataaataaaaaggagcaAAATGGGAGAATGAAAAATTTTGAAAGTGCAACTCCATGAACCACCTGAGCCTTGAAATACTCCCGATGTCCACCACTTTGCACCACATTTAAAACTTGAAAGAAGCACCTAtgggagaaaagaaagaaaacatgagaacaaatgaagaaaaatgggatGAATGGAAGGAAGGGAAAGCATAAATGGACCCTACCTTCCACTTACCTCCTCACACCAAGAAAGCACTACCacttccacaaaaaaaaaaacacccaactTGGAACCAAGAGGaggaaggaaaagaaggaaagaaagaaaacctGAAGGGGAGaatggaaataaagaaagaagaaaaactatgAGGATGTAGTAGGCTGGATGAGCCACCATGGGCTGCAATATATTGAAAAGGAAGCCACAACCTATTAATCTGCAGAAAAGTATAGTGCATTGCTCCCCCCTCCTCTCAGCATCCGGGGCTGACAACATTCAAAATCTGCTGGGAATGGGTATAGGGTCTGCCAATCTGGTTTATCTTGGGGTTCCAATTGCAGCAGGTAGAGTCAAATCCTCTGACTTCTAACCTCTCATTGACAAAGTAGATAATCGAATCAATGGATGGAAGTCAAAATGCCTCTCCCAGGCAGGGAGAGCTACTCTGATAGCCCACGTTCTCTCCTCTATTCCAATACATTGTATGGCAGCCACGGTGGTCCCATCTCTCATTCTGAAATCTCTCGAAAGTCGATTCGCATCCTTCTTCTGGGGTTGGGCAGACAGGAAGAAGAAATTTCATTGGAGGAAATGGGCTGACTTAACTCGTCCTAAAGATGAAGGCGGTTTGGGGATCAGAAGATTGTTGGAGGTGATGTTAGCGTTTCGAATTAAGATGGCCTAAGGAGTTAAGTTCCAGCAGTAGAAAATCTTGTGggcttctttcatgtctgcagCCCACAGCCAAGACTTGCTGCCCACTGTCCCAAACACACGTTCGAAGCGGGCCTCCCTGCTGTGGCAGAGGATTCGcttgttgtttcctttcttaGACTCCAAAGTCCAATGGCAAATCAGCAGTGGAGATTGTAGTTTTTGGCAGTCCAATTAGACTGGTCACGGGCCCCTTCTCCGGCATGTCTCCCAGCCCTTTCTTGCAGGCCTATCGGATCTTCTAGTTCGAGATTGCCTAGGGAAAGGTGGCCCTCTTCCTCTTGCATCAGTTTATAACTTCCTCCCCCAACAGATGATTGATGTAATTTTTCAAGGAGGGTTTTGCATTACGGAAGGTCTTGACGTTCCTTGCTGGCCCTTCCATCCATCGGGTTTGTTCACCGTCAAGTCTGCTTAGACGGAAAGCAGGTCCGGTGGGTTGAGGGTGGCTTGGTGCAACAAATTATGGTCCCGCTACCTTCCGTCAAAGATCTCGCTGCTGACTTGGAAAGTCCTCCAAAATGCGGTCCCAATGGAGTGCGCAATCTAATCCAAAGGCATAGAGCTGGCTTCTCGATGCGTTTGCTGTGACGATATTTCTCCTCAAGTGTCGTCGATTGAATCGATTAGTCATATTTTCATATCCAGTCCCTGCATTAAAGTAATATGGTCCCTCTTCGCAACCATCTTCAATAAGTCTCCCCTTAGTGGTCCATCTATTACAGCCAGGCTTTCACTATGGTGGAGCAGTCCTTCCCCATGGGGCTGGGCTGGAACTATTTGTAATTTGGTTCCAGGGATTATTCTCTGGGAGTTGTGGAGAGGGCGAAATCAAGGTAAGTTTGATGGTAGTTACCCAGCAATCCAAGCGCAGGTAGCCCGGATAAAGGGCTGGATTTCAAGCATTTCCATCTCGTCGAATCTCTCCTCTAGCCCATCGGTAGCTAGCAGTCACGCACTATCCTCGTTGAATGTTCGGTTTGCTTCGAGCTCCTCTCCTCCTAGGCCGATACAGGTTATTAGGTGGCATAGACCTCCTTTGGGATGGGTGAAAATTAATGTAGATGGCTCTGCTGGGGGCAATCCAGGTCTGGCTGGAGGTGGTGGCATTTGTAGAGATGACAAGGGTGTCTTCCTGTTCGGGTTCTTCACTGGGTATGGGACTGGTTCTAACACTCGGGCTATGATCTGGGCTATCCATGATGGCCTCCTCCATTGCTTTAGCAGGGGTTTCTCCAAAGTAATTGTCGAGTTCGACTCTTTACTTATGATCTCCCTTCTCTCTCACGGTTTCAATCCTAGCTGGAAATGGAGATATTGGCTAGCTCGGTCAAGAGTTTGTAAGACTCTGGCGAAGTTATATTCCAGCATGTATTTAGGGAAGGCAACAGCCCGGTAGACAGTTTGGCCAGGTTGGGCAGCAACCTGCAATCCTCCACCTTTTTCGTCCTTTTCAATGACCTCCCGAGAGAAGTGAAGGGGAGGTTTTTTCTAGACAAGATGGGTTTGGGTGCTCTTAGAAGATGACGTCGCATCCTTTGGTCTTGCAAACATATGAAAGAAAGATGCCTAGATATATAAATATAGAAGAAGTACAAGTAACGTGAACCTTTGGCGATGTCCCCTGCAGGTTCTGTTGGTTCAAGGTCTGCGGTTTTTCTTTCAGTTGGCCGAGTGTGGAGTTATCTTCAGCATCCTATAGTTTGGCAACTCTTTATATTTTCTTTAGAGATTGCGGTTGTTGGTAGGAACAGGGGTCTCTGCTCTAGCTAGTGGGATTTTTCTAATTTGCATCTCAAGTGGAGGTGCGTGCTGGGAGATGCAGCTGTCCTTCCCATGTGCCTTTCGTCTAGTAGTTGTGCTGATGTCTCAGCTGTAGCTCTGGCCCTCTTCTTGCCAGATTATCTTAGTACTTGGTCCGCTTGAGTTCTCTGCTTGTTAGGGTTAGCAGCTTTGTTTTGGGAAGGATGTCCACagtcattaattttttatttttttctgcccCTTTTAGAGTTTGCTTTTTGgtttatatgataggtgtggcccgATGTTTTTCTGGAGCCCACCTGAATTTCAAGTCTGTACATCCTCGTTTTCGTTATCAATGGAAAGCTTCggtttaaaaggaaaaaaaaaggccacAACCTATTACCTGACACTTGGAAGAAACCAGGGGTTAAAGGGGGACCAAAGGAAACCAGGTTGCCGCCAGTCCCACTTTTGGTGATGAGAATTGGCCTAGCTCTCTCCCCTTGGCAAGAGAAAGACCTGGGGAAGAATTCCTGCAAGGAATCTTGCACGTATTGTCCACAATGAGGTGATGGAAAACAGAGACGGTAAAAGATGAAAATAGTGGGAAAGTTCAAATTTTAGTCTAAAATCTAATAActcatgagaaattgaaaagaaatTGTAAAGGTGATGTGGAGGAAAGAGAAAATCCCATGTATTTTCAAGTTTCACAAAAATAAGCATCCTAATAAAATCGGCATTGATCGCGACCTTCAATTCGCAATCTGATGGACCGAATCATTTTTAAGAATATTCCCAATAAAAATCGGCATCGATCGCGATCGTCAATTAATAATCTGATGGATTGGATCACTTTCAagaatattttcaataaaaaccaacatcGATCGCAACCGTCAATTTGCGCTCCGATGGACTGGATCCTtttcaaaatcttcaaaaatattTCTAACAAAAACCAGCGTCATTGCAACCATCAATTTGCGATCTGATGGACTGGATCCTTTTCAAAATCTTCAAAAACAATCCCAATAAAAACTGACATCGATCATGACGCAATCTGGTGGATTAGatcattttcaaaaatatttttaataaaaacagCATTAATCGCGACCGACAATTCGCAATCCAATGGACTGGATCATTTCAACATCTCAAAGAtatatttcaataaaaaccaacatGATCATGACCGTTAATTCGCAATCCGTTGgactagatcattttaaagtccaaaatatttccaataaaaattataTCAGTCATAATTGTCAACTCACGATCTGATGGACTAGATTATattttgaaaatacaaaaaaaaaaaaatccccagtGAGTCATAAACCCGAGGGAGGACAGATCTGATCGACCATGAATCAGAATCTTGACCGAGAATCCGCGGGATGACAGATCTAAACAATCATGGATTGGAATCTTGACCGCGAACACATAGGATGATGGATCTGATTGACCATAGTTCGAAATCTTGACCGTGAACCTACGGGATGACAGATCCGATTGATTATGGATTAGAATCTTAACTGCAAACCCATAAGATGACGGATCCGATCGACCATGGATCAGAATCTTGACCACGAACCCGTGAGATGATAGATCCAATCAACTATGGATTGAAATCTTGACCATGAACAAGTGCAACAACAAATCCAATCAACTATGAATCAGATTCTTGACTGTGAACCCAAGGGACAACGGTTCTGATTTATCATAGATCCGAATCTTAACCATAAACCTGTGGGAAGATGGATTCGATCATGGATAAGAATCTTGACCACGAAAACATGCTACAATGGACCCAATTAGTTACAAATTGGAATCCTGACCACCATTGACAGAAAGATTTGTACCCTCCATAATAAAAGCCAACGTTAATCATAACCAACATTCCGAATTGGCCCCAAAATAATCAAGTCTAATTACCTTGCGAGATAATGGAACTGATCATCCATCTCTAATCGGACTCTTAATCATAACCACTAAATAGACTTGCATCAAATAAACCATCAATAACATATATCAATCCCGATTGTGACAAccaaaatccaagcaataaaGTACAAAATCTTATAATCTATAATCCCCATTAAAACCAGCATACACACTAGCCTTTCACATAGTTTTAATAAAAACCAATATGCTTGAAGTCCCATAGGCATCCCCAATGGAAACAACTAGTAAGTCGGACCCATTTACAAAATATCTTGCAATAAAAACCCCCCAATGATTATCACTCCCATGAGTGGGACaactttcaaaatcacaaaacatttTCAAAGTAAAGCTTTAGACTTCCAATGCACTAAGAGATCTTCCATATTTTCAGGTGGGAGTcaacacaaaatcaaataagctcCGATATCTTGCAGTTTCCCTGGAGATTATCGAATCCGAATGCACATCAAAGTACGATTGGACTGAACTCTAGTGTCAGCTTCATCATGTTAAATGCTAATATTAAGAAAAGATGATAGGCCAAGACTAgtcagaagaaatcatccaaatgacAAAAAAGATAAATTATAACCTAAGTGTCAAAGCCaaaagattgcatgaaaaaaggtcACCTGCATATATGTAAGTGTGGATGCTTGCAGAATTTGATCAAGTCCAAGCCGGCGTAGTGAGTTCCTTTTAAGGATGAGGAAAGTATAagacagctaaccactttgacaatcAAGCTAAACAAGTACTCATGTGCTGATCTAGGAAGCAACGGACAATCTAATACGTGTTAGTATTTTGATAAGGCCGCAAAAAGTACAGGGGCTCTACTATACCTTTTCAATGTTAGTATTGATTAAGAGTAAAAGGGATACGATTGGCGGTCCACATAGGAACAATCGCAACATTTTTCTCAAACCCTCGTGATATGTgtgttatttatttttagaaaactagTTGATACAAACATTCAGGCATGCAATGAATACATATTGCAATTTATGATTGACTGGCaaaggtggggtgtccactcactATGGCATTCGGTTGCACACAACCTCTGTCAAGGAGAAGCATCTGTAGACACCTCACCCTAAGCTAataagttgattgagtttgaactgatGAATGGTCAACCAAACTCAAATCCTAAACTTTATccctagaagcctaaaccctaggaaccccaatCTTAAAcattaaactcaacctagatagcTCTTTCAACCCAGTCAATGTAGTCAGCCTAACCACAAACCCCAGAGCCTTGAATCAGCTAGACAGGTTAACTCACTTAGTCAACTAAATTGGTCAGCCTACCCAATCCAACAACCcagttaagcccaaaaccaagcccaatCGAAAAATATATAAAACTTCAAAGTAAAAACTTTCAAAACAGAGCCTCCACATGATTGGAAGAGGCTGCTTACTAAAGCAAGGAATCCAAGTGGGGAGCAGCGGCAACCAGCTTACCGTCGGCCATgtggcactccccctctttggggTGGCATCCCTTAAGCATGCGAAATCTCACTTTTTCATATCCTAAGTTTGTGGTTGAGGTGTATTTACTCCATTGCCCATCTCCTTCCCTGGAGTTGCCCTTTTACCActtcatccaacccatgagatgatgccatgtggcaatTTTCAATCATAACCCTTCAATCACCTTTTGCCCATAGAATTACTGGCAATTATCAGAAAATTAGGTTTGGGGGCTATAAATTGCCCCCTCCCTTCCTCACTTCAAGTACCCATTACATTTAGAGCATTTAGAAAAGATCAAGCATCCATCCTCATCTCATAAGACCATAACCATCTAGCCATCCCTCcatcaaggagagagagagagagagagagagagtccaatcCCATTCTAGCTCAGCCTAGCCAGACTCTAAGCCTCCTAAGTCACGTAAGTTCAAATCTGAGTCACTCGATCTACCCTTGTGACACAACCATTCATCCAACTGTTCAAGCTTTAATCAGTTTCATCAACCCAGAATATTAGCatcgtgcaacattcattcccttcttaACTCTCTTTCTCTACATATACATTAGCATTATAtcacattttatcatttttttcgcATCTAAGTGGGGGGCAAATGCTTTGAGGCTTACCGATATAATTAGAGCAGGTCCACCAGAAATCTTAGCCAGGTAGCTGTCGTTTTGTCATATACTTAATTGCATTCCATTGTTTTCTCACATTTGACTGGTAGGTATACGCTCtatggcttgccgatataatctcagtaggtccaccagaaaccttagctaGTTAGTCATCACTTTATCATAAGCATTAATATAGCATCAAGTATCACATATATCATATTTTTTATACTTTGCACCTTGCACGTTTCGAACGTATGCTCAGCAGCATGCTAATATAATTGGATCTTGCCTATTAAAAATTCAGATCGATTAATCATCATTGCCATTAAACCATATTATATTTTCCGTATGTGAGAACTAATTCCATTCCTCATAAATTAGTCAGATtttgtgaagtaaagaccatacacTTGTATAGGCAGAGTGAGTACCTAAGGCTTTCTCTCTCTGTGACTATGATCCCTTATTCGAAATCTTTAGAAACCAAACTTATGAGTCATGCATCTTAAAGTGATGAATCTTCAGGTTCTCAATTTTAAGCATTTATACAGGGTCTAACCGACTGTAGGAtaataataattggttagtggcgactctaGTCAAATATGATACCCTTTTATATCCAAATAAAACCCTTCAACCAAATCAACAAGTGAAAAAGAGAATCGATCTCCCTTATATCGGGAAATCTTCCCTTAAGCGTACACATTATCCTCTAGCATTAGAATTTGTATTATCGGGATCCATTTCTCCACGTTCCAGACCATAGATCTGATGGGACTCAAAAAATTCTCCCAGAATAGCAGCCTGTAGCCAGATGTTTTTCCCTTTTCCATTCAACGGGACCATCCTTGTACTTTCTTCTTAAACAACTTGCAAGGGGACTCTGAGATCCACCCATCTACAATGGGCCCATCACATTAATGGTCGGAGCTCAAATCCCCCCTTGTAGGAACACAATTATtacctaaaataaataaaagatggaGAGTCCGTCGGATGATTATTCTTGTCCTATCCATGCACGAGTGACATGACCCGGCACGAGTCAAATACTCAGCAccagataaaaataataaataaataaactttcgAAACCATGATCATCGTTTATTAGAGTACGTGATAAGAATTTAGATGAGATTCAACGCCTTTTGCTTCTCTATCATATTCAAAAGATGTTCGCCTGACCAACTGAATACAGAAAGTATCCAAAAGCTATTTAGCTTTGAGAAGTGTTTTGATACTCGGGCACAGTGTgctggatgatacgcaggcagttgAAAATCACGGCGAAGGCAAACATCAGTaccaatttagatgtatcatgaaaaaaaaaaaaaatttactcgtATTAGATATTCTAGCCGTTAGCTAAATTGATGGATATTTGTAGGAGTAAAGAATCAAAATACCAAATGACCTTATCTCAAAAATACAAGTGTTTGAAAATCAGAGGCCacgattgctcaaccaatctgattttatgAGTACTGTAACTTAGGGAAAGTGGTTTCATAATTCAGCCAGTTTGGTTTCAGCTAACACTTTCCACATGCATCCTTTCTAAGCGCCAGCTTATCAAGACTCGTATGCAGCCACAGTATTACGTCCTCTCTCCATACAAATTATTCCCTACTACACATTTCTCTTATACGTGGCACCAGTACACAAAAAATGCACGTGCTACTTTTACCTTTATCTCGACTTGGGAACTGGGACTCATCGTGTTTCTCACTGGGCCCCACACGTTGCGATGGTCCTATTATTTGAAATGTCCACATTCTCCGTACTTCAATAAATGATCCATCGTCCGAAaattgggaacggattggctactccccctgacactagcccggtggctgctggagtggtagtcggtgctctgtggccccaccatgatgtatctatttcatccatgacgttcatccattttagcagatcattttagggcttgataccaaaaatgagacggatattaatctcaagtggaccacaccacaggaaaacaatagtgattggatatccaccattaaaatcctcctaaggcccaatgttccgtttatttgatatccaatctgttgattaggtcatacagacctggatgaagacctagatgaaggttaaaaacaaagatcagcttgatccaaaacttttatgggtcccaaaaagtttttaatggttgacgttcattcaacattgtttcctgtaatgtggttcacttgagattgggatatatctcatttttggtctcatgccataaatttatctagaaaaatagatggacagcatggatgaaacacatacatcatggtgcggcccacagagcaccgaccaccagggggagtagccaatccgtttccccgaaAATTGTGCTTACGTGGTGATCTGTTCTTTGAATTTTGGAGTTGAATAGTAGCAACTGAAAATCATTTTCAATGCTTACTGGTCATATACAGGTAAGGTTGGTATAGTCATCTGATCGGCACGATTTTCTTAGGCTAAATAAATAAACGGTTCGGATGATTGGACATCTCATCATTTGGGCCCCAGTTGGGACCGCCACATGGTGTGATCCTCGGTCGCACCTCCTCGGGGAGTACGGTGCACGTATATTGGTCGAGAATGCTGACTGGTATGGCCAACATGGATGTGAGCAATATTTCAAAACGTGAATGGATTGGACCATTTTGCCCATCTGATCGTTGGGATGAAAAAGGAACGGTCAGATAAGAACTTCACAGTCAATAAGAAAAACTTGCAAGAATTGGATGATTGGATTTGTACTCTCACTTCGATTTTTTCTATAGCCCATCCACACGGTGGCGGACCCAATCAACATTTCAGATCACCGGAAGtgtttgccacgtgtacaataaGTAAGGAAATGCATGGAACTTCTATGAACATGCATGTTATAACATCCCTCTCTTCTAGGCAAGGCCCAGATGAGCGAGCTTTGACACCTTGAGATGCATTAACAAAACTAACGATTTTGGAATGACGATTGCTACCTGCAGCCACACATGCGCCATACAAGTGCACGATATTCACACGCGTATGAGAACCGATCGACCTGTTTACCATGACGATGCTTTAATACAAAAATCAGACTGCCCCAATCATGCAACACGTGTACACTGAATGTGGACGGTTAGCTATGATTTTCAACCATTCATGcacgtgcggcccacctgacgACTAGAAATCTACATGGGCCCAACTAATGAACGACCCAGATCTCCAAGGCTTGCCAAATTTGTACGTGTGGGGAGGTAGAATTTGAGGCATGAACATGTCCTCAAGGTGGGACATGATTTACGGTAGAAAGAGAATATGACACCACCCAAAATTCCATATTCGGCGACAGCATTAGTTAAATGGAAGACATCGTGATTAAGATAAGATAATGTTTGACAATGCAATCCCAGCTTAAAttctattattaatttttttttattatatgaaATATCTTACATCTATGTGTgccactaataataataataataaaataataaaaatagcaATAATATGCTGACTTGCCACTGTGGTATCTTGGGGTATTCAGAAAGAAGCTTTTGACACGTGGCATAACAGgtctgatgatgacgatgatcgTGCAAAATCCCATAGATCAGTATCGTTGTTGTATAAGTCCTGAGAGGTGTTGAATGAACGGTTGGAGGAGCGAAGGTGCAATGGTAATGAGAGATCTTGATCAGGGACGGAACAAAATGTGAGGTTGGGATCGTCGAAGCAGGCGAGTTGCTTGGACGTCTCCGTTTGGCCGTTGAGGTGGGAAGCGACGAACCGGTCTAGTGCTGCCCAGTCGCTAAGACTCGTCTCTGCCTGGTGGTTGATGTTGCTATGGTTGGTGATTGAAGCTTCAACATAGGTAGTAGGTGTTATGAAATGAGAATCCATTGGTGGGCAGCAATTCTGGCTACTGCAACCAAGATCAGGTGGCCGGCTGTCATTGTGAAGCATTGGGAGAGTCGGGCTTTCTAGAGGAGGCAATTGAATGAATCCTTCAAAGGCTCCATTGTCTATGGCGGACTCAGCTTCCCCCATCAATCCGAGATATCTTATGTTGTTggtgttgatgttgatgttgatgttgttgttgttgttcttgttGGTGTTCGTATCATTTTCTTGCTTACATGTCCTTCCCATGTACTGAAGGATTTGCTCGAAGGCTCCATCTCTACTGGAATGGCCCATTTGGGTTTGGCCATCGCCATGGATTGATGACCTGTTTGGGCTATCAAGTGCCTTGATATGATTCTTTTTCTTGAAAATGCGACAAACCACCCACCCATCTTCTTGTGACTCTCCCATCGAGCTAGATGCCTGTATTACATGGCAATAAATCAGGTTGGTAAAGGATGAAAAAAAAGGTCAATATCGGCCCGACTATGGCGTCGGTGTGATC
Coding sequences within:
- the LOC131233583 gene encoding NAC domain-containing protein 43-like, which codes for MSSQMNGQCRVPPGFRFHPTEEELLHYYLRKKVAFEKIDLDVIRDVDLNKLEPWDIQEKCKIGSTPQNDWYFFSHKDKKYPTGTRTNRATAAGFWKATGRDKVICTNLKRIGMRKTLVFYKGRAPHGQKSDWIMHEYRLDDNNDISPQSNASSSMGESQEDGWVVCRIFKKKNHIKALDSPNRSSIHGDGQTQMGHSSRDGAFEQILQYMGRTCKQENDTNTNKNNNNNINININTNNIRYLGLMGEAESAIDNGAFEGFIQLPPLESPTLPMLHNDSRPPDLGCSSQNCCPPMDSHFITPTTYVEASITNHSNINHQAETSLSDWAALDRFVASHLNGQTETSKQLACFDDPNLTFCSVPDQDLSLPLHLRSSNRSFNTSQDLYNNDTDLWDFARSSSSSDLLCHVSKASF